A region of Arvicanthis niloticus isolate mArvNil1 chromosome 18, mArvNil1.pat.X, whole genome shotgun sequence DNA encodes the following proteins:
- the Ogfod1 gene encoding prolyl 3-hydroxylase OGFOD1 isoform X1 has product MNGKRPADPGPARPMKKGKKQVAAEFSDAVTEEILRKQVAEAWSCRTPFSHEAITLDMDPFLHCVIPNFIQGQDFLEGLQKELLSLDFHEKYNDLYKFQQSDDLKKSKEPHISALRKLMFEDFRAWLSEVSSIDLEPTIDMSCAKYEFTDALLCHDDELEGRRIAFILYLVPSWDRDLGGTLDLYDTDEHLQPKQIVKSLIPSWNKLVFFEVSPVSFHQVSEVLSEETSRLSISGWFHGPSLTRPPAYLEPPIPRHPHIPQDHEILYEWINPAYLEMEYQMQIQEEFEERSEILLKEFLKPEKFAKVCEALEKGDVEWKSHGPPNKRFYEKAEENNLPAILKECMDLLRSEALFLLLSNFTGLKLHFLAPSEDDETEEKGEGETASAAAAAAAPTEEGTSQSPSGPENNQAAAASHSQENGEQADPEPQGDKDKKESSIPMCQGELRRWKTGHYTLIHDNSKTEFALDLFLYCGCEGWEPEYGGFTSYIAKGEDEELLIVNPENNSLALVYRDRETLRFVKHINHRSLEQRKNFPNRSGFWDFAFVYYE; this is encoded by the exons ATGAACGGGAAACGGCCGGCGGATCCCGGCCCGGCGCGGCCaatgaagaagggaaagaagcaaGTAGCGGCAGAGTTTTCGGACGCTGTCACTGAGGAAATCCTGAGGAAGCAGGTGGCTGAGGCCTGGAGCTGCCGGACGCCGTTCAGCCATG AAGCTATTACCTTGGACATGGATCCCTTTCTTCACTGCGTGATCCCAAACTTCATTCAAGGCCAAGACTTCCTGGAAGGACTTCAGAAAGAACTTTTGAGCCTGGACTTCCATGAAAAGTACAATGATTTATATAAGTTCCAGCAG TCTGATGATTTGAAGAAGAGCAAAGAGCCTCATATCTCAGCTTTAAG GAAACTCATGTTTGAAGATTTTCGGGCCTGGCTTTCTGAGGTTTCCAGCATTGACCTAGAACCAACCATTGACATGTCCTGTGCTAAGTACGAGTTCACTG ATGCTCTGCTCTGCCATGACGATGAACTGGAGGGGCGCCGGATCGCCTTCATTCTGTACCTGGTTCCTTCTTGGGACAGGGACTTGGGAGGCACCCTGGACCTTTATGACACTGATG AACACTTGCAGCCAAAGCAGATTGTCAAGTCTCTTATCCCTTCCTGGAACAAACTGGTTTTCTTTGAAGTGTCTCCAGTATCCTTTCACCAG GTGTCTGAAGTCCTGTCTGAAGAAACATCACGTTTGTCTATAAGTGGCTGGTTTCATGGCCCTTCGTTAACCAGGCCTCCTGCTTACCTTGAGCCCCCAATCCCTCGACACCCTCACATCCCACAAGAT CATGAAATTTTATATGAGTGGATCAACCCTGCTTACCTGGAAATGGAGTATCAAATGCAGATTCAAGAAGAATTTGAGGAAAGGTCTGAAATTCTCCTAAAGGAGTTTCTTAAG CCTGAGAAATTTGCAAAGGTCTGTGAAGCCTTAGAGAAAGGAGATGTGGAATGGAAAAGCCACGGACCCCCAAACAAAAG ATTTtatgagaaagcagaagaaaataatctcCCTGCTATACTGAAGGAGTGCATGGACCTGCTTCGCTCAGAGGCACTGTTCTTGCTGCTCTCCAACTTCACTGGCCTGAAGCTTCACTTCTTGGCCCCTTCAGAAGATGATGAgactgaggagaaaggagagggggagacagccagtgctgctgctgctgctgctgctcccacTGAAGAAGGGACCAGCCAGAGCCCCTCGGGGCCAGAGAATAATCAGGCAGCTGCTGCCAGTCACAGTCAAGAGAATGGTGAACAGGCAGACCCAGAACCACAGGGAGACAAAGACAAGAAAG AATCAAGCATTCCCATGTGCCAGGGAGAGCTGAGGCGTTGGAAGACTGGTCACTACACATTAATCCACGACAACAGCAAGACTGAATTTGCCCTGGACCTGTTTCTGTACTGTGGCTGTGAAG GTTGGGAGCCAGAATATGGCGGCTTTACCTCCTACATTGCTAAAGGTGAAGATGAAGAG CTGCTCATAGTGAATCCAGAAAACAATTCTTTGGCGTTGGtctacagagacagagaaactctgaGATTTGTGAAGCACATTAACCACCGAAGCCTAGAGCAAAGGAAGAACTTCCCAAACAGAAGTGGTTTCTGGGACTTCGCCTTCGTCTATTATGAGTAA
- the Ogfod1 gene encoding prolyl 3-hydroxylase OGFOD1 isoform X2, with protein sequence MNGKRPADPGPARPMKKGKKQVAAEFSDAVTEEILRKQVAEAWSCRTPFSHGNGVLMWILRLWIWKAVECFKWALSHPTRNMEDCVTESNLNCANLAQEVSVKNFSMWPRDGFVVYFCEECGFFLPLSEGSA encoded by the exons ATGAACGGGAAACGGCCGGCGGATCCCGGCCCGGCGCGGCCaatgaagaagggaaagaagcaaGTAGCGGCAGAGTTTTCGGACGCTGTCACTGAGGAAATCCTGAGGAAGCAGGTGGCTGAGGCCTGGAGCTGCCGGACGCCGTTCAGCCATGGTAATGGGGTGCT aatgtggattttgagactttggatttggaaagcagtggaatgctttaaatgggccTTAAGCCATCCTactaggaatatggaagactgtGTTACTGAGAGTAATTTGAATTGTGCAAACTTGGCCCAGGAGGTTTCAgtgaagaatttcagtatgtggcctagagatgGTTTTGTGGtatatttttgtgaagaatgtggcttctttttgcccttgtctgaagggtctgcctga